Genomic window (Granulicella arctica):
CCAGGCCGTCGGTCAGGTCGTAGGTGAACCCCGTGTATCCGTACGGATGCGTTCCGAGCTTGTGACCGTTGAGATAGACGGTCGAGTCGCGATAGACACCATCGAACTCGACGACGACCCGCTTACCCTTCCACGCTGATGGCGCACCGAAGCTCTTGCGATACCAGCCTACGCCTGCGGGGAAGAACCCGCCGCCGCCTGCGGTCGGGTTGTCTTTCTCTGGTTTGCCCTCAATGCTCCAGTCATGGGGGAGATCCACCGTGCGCCATGTGCTGTCAGAGAACGCACTAGCGTCTGCGCCGCTTGGGTCGCCGAGCGTGAACTTCCATCCTGCATCGGCCGTGAGCACCTGCCGCAGTACGCCCGATGCGGCTTCAAGGCGATTGGAAGTAACAAACAACAGGCCAAGGGAAAGGGATGTGAGAAGGCGTGCAAGGTAGGTCATTTGAGCTTCTTCCTTGATGCTTGTTTGGACCTTGTCTCGGGCCGTTTGCTTGAGGTTGTCGCGTGGATAGGTTTGGGTAGGTCCCGTCGCAGACCAAGGAGGATGATGCGGATCGTCTCCTGGAAGAGCCGGTCGATCGGCTGTCCAAACTCCCGTTCTACCTTTACTCCCAGCGAGGCGAAGCGTCGCTGAACTCCGATGACTGCGTTGAAGACCGCATGCAGCGTCAGGTCGGGATCAAGATCGGAGCGGAGTGAGCCGTCCTCGATCCCCTCGCGGATCAACACCCGGAAGACCTCGAACCTGTCGCCCGAAAACCGCCCTTCAACCGTTAGTAGTCGCTCCACGGGCCAGTCCCGCGCGTACATGGCATCGAACTGCGCCATGAAGCGGATCTTAGGCTGACGATGGGTGAGCTCGTCGGCCATGAACTGGAGCAAAGCGGTGATCTTTCCCAGCCCGTTCCCTGCGCTTTCAACGCTGTCTTTTGCCCGTGCCGTATCCTCTTCCAGCACATGGCTAAATATCGCCCAAACGATCTCGTCTTTATTGGAGAAATACTCATAGACGGTGGAGGCCCTCAGTTCGCTTGCACCTATGA
Coding sequences:
- a CDS encoding TetR/AcrR family transcriptional regulator produces the protein MAKSTIAKTGIKKQGTYRGHRERQQKRILDAAFELFSDSGIDRTTMSEIIGASELRASTVYEYFSNKDEIVWAIFSHVLEEDTARAKDSVESAGNGLGKITALLQFMADELTHRQPKIRFMAQFDAMYARDWPVERLLTVEGRFSGDRFEVFRVLIREGIEDGSLRSDLDPDLTLHAVFNAVIGVQRRFASLGVKVEREFGQPIDRLFQETIRIILLGLRRDLPKPIHATTSSKRPETRSKQASRKKLK